One window from the genome of Pedobacter schmidteae encodes:
- a CDS encoding RagB/SusD family nutrient uptake outer membrane protein encodes MKSYRYTKLGRSLVLACLFGSTLFLGGCEKKLDFVGYGNLNNVVKTPEGALAALSTAYSGLAGGPDWQGGWTSGTYAWRTQAMMTTDEGVCAWGGSWGNMRSLNYNPDFDWVTHNYGRYLAYISRIAITMEDVQNITMDENLKKRFIGELKALRAHYAQLLYFAYGPLNIVTDAKIAANPDAPFLARPASSVTVAQIEKDYQEAAAVLPDKFTGNDYGRFSKAAALTGLMKLYMHEKDWAKALAAGNQIKTLGYSLQGNYEDLFSVANKGGASTEIILAIVCTSTGGDQYTNMWLAHSLPSDYKDPSDISLTAWGGYKMPWKTYDKFDPTDRRLKRLMSKYPIGKDGSGNVIYKDARAAGDLGAVPMKFAPDPSKINAQNSAVDFPVYRYADVLLMLAECINEVNNGPTQEAYDYVYAVRQRAGLGKLAPGLAKDQFLQKIQDERLFELWAEGWRRDDLIRWNMFTQRAANDGSTTADAYRVLYPLPRTVVNQSNGIIKQNFGYN; translated from the coding sequence ATGAAAAGTTACAGATATACAAAGTTGGGCCGGTCGTTAGTGTTGGCCTGCTTATTTGGCAGCACGCTTTTTTTGGGCGGCTGCGAAAAGAAATTGGATTTTGTAGGTTATGGAAATCTGAATAACGTAGTAAAAACACCGGAAGGTGCACTTGCGGCCCTCAGCACGGCTTACAGTGGCCTGGCCGGAGGACCTGACTGGCAGGGTGGCTGGACTTCAGGTACCTATGCCTGGCGTACGCAGGCTATGATGACTACCGATGAAGGCGTATGTGCCTGGGGAGGTAGCTGGGGAAATATGCGTAGCTTGAATTATAATCCCGATTTTGATTGGGTTACCCATAATTATGGCCGGTACCTTGCTTATATTTCCAGAATTGCGATTACCATGGAAGATGTACAAAATATAACCATGGACGAAAACCTGAAGAAAAGGTTTATTGGCGAGCTGAAAGCACTACGGGCCCATTATGCCCAGCTGCTGTATTTTGCTTATGGCCCTTTAAATATTGTGACCGATGCAAAAATTGCTGCAAATCCTGATGCGCCTTTTTTGGCAAGGCCAGCCAGTAGCGTTACCGTAGCACAGATTGAAAAGGATTACCAGGAAGCAGCGGCAGTATTGCCGGACAAATTTACCGGAAACGATTATGGCCGCTTTTCTAAAGCAGCGGCTTTAACGGGCCTGATGAAGCTTTATATGCACGAAAAGGACTGGGCCAAGGCCTTAGCTGCGGGCAATCAGATCAAAACATTGGGTTATTCACTTCAGGGGAATTATGAGGACCTGTTTAGTGTGGCCAATAAAGGCGGTGCCTCAACAGAGATTATACTGGCAATTGTATGCACCTCAACCGGGGGCGACCAGTATACCAATATGTGGCTGGCCCACTCCCTGCCTTCTGATTATAAGGACCCCAGCGACATTAGTCTTACGGCTTGGGGCGGTTATAAAATGCCATGGAAAACCTATGATAAGTTTGACCCTACGGATAGGCGCTTAAAAAGGCTGATGAGCAAGTATCCGATAGGTAAGGATGGAAGCGGAAATGTGATTTATAAAGATGCGAGGGCTGCCGGCGATTTGGGTGCCGTGCCAATGAAGTTTGCACCTGACCCTTCAAAAATCAATGCGCAGAACAGCGCTGTTGATTTTCCGGTATATCGCTATGCTGATGTGCTATTGATGCTTGCTGAATGCATCAATGAAGTGAACAATGGCCCAACACAGGAGGCTTATGATTACGTATATGCGGTAAGGCAAAGGGCGGGGCTTGGAAAGCTGGCACCGGGTTTAGCTAAGGACCAGTTTCTGCAAAAAATACAGGACGAAAGGTTGTTTGAACTTTGGGCAGAAGGTTGGAGAAGGGACGACCTGATCAGGTGGAATATGTTTACGCAAAGGGCGGCAAACGATGGTTCGACTACGGCAGATGCATACCGGGTTTTGTATCCGTTGCCAAGAACAGTTGTTAATCAGAGTAATGGAATCATCAAACAAAATTTTGGATACAATTAG
- a CDS encoding DinB family protein yields MMKQALIGEFMHEAENTRKLLSMIPDSALEYRPQPHLWSVGQLASHIAEVYNWYEATFAQDEFDMGSYKYDKGDISKASNILGKFEENVAKAKTVIENSDESQYMNTWTMSAGGSPIMPPMPKIQVVRGFLYNHLYHHRGELIAHLRATGNKVPSLYGPNYEESQRS; encoded by the coding sequence ATGATGAAACAAGCATTAATAGGTGAATTTATGCATGAAGCAGAAAACACCAGGAAGTTACTCTCAATGATTCCAGACAGCGCATTGGAATACCGTCCGCAACCACATCTTTGGTCAGTAGGTCAGCTGGCTTCACATATTGCGGAAGTATACAACTGGTATGAAGCTACATTTGCACAGGATGAGTTTGATATGGGGTCTTATAAATATGACAAAGGCGATATCAGCAAGGCCTCTAACATCCTCGGAAAGTTTGAAGAAAATGTCGCAAAAGCAAAGACTGTAATAGAAAATTCTGATGAATCACAGTATATGAATACCTGGACAATGTCTGCCGGAGGCAGCCCAATTATGCCGCCAATGCCGAAGATTCAGGTGGTCAGGGGATTTCTTTATAATCATTTGTATCATCATCGTGGAGAACTTATCGCACACCTAAGGGCGACAGGAAATAAAGTGCCATCTCTGTACGGTCCTAATTATGAAGAATCCCAACGATCCTAA
- a CDS encoding S41 family peptidase — MNLKILLPLLFFTTNFALGQNTESKKTELLNRSLKKDSVVAEFSKLYNLTNTIHPGQFMFCSKKEFDKTYFSLKNTIKTDLSLVEYYKLTATLMAKIKDGHTAVDRGQIVGLLNNRLIFPFSVYEIKGNYYLDKSSPENREYAGLRILKINGKDISSVMNQIKQYIHLEGRNETGLNARFSNFPFYYFIYNQTEKFEIEYIDRNHHKLKSIFKGMPFKRYTSTISKKTEPLTTEFRTKDLAILKFRSFENGYNETDRKIAEKQLDHFFTQLDSLKTENLIIDLRDNGGGSADIANYLFSYLTSSPYYYFDYAGAKYKSVKEWKHYAQYPDNIEEINLNETTLRDGLNCYTETDGTDYWWFEQQQNKPNFYKGKISVLINGGCFSTTGHLLALMREYKIGKFYGEYSQGSNYSNSGGQAFVLPYSKTLVWIPTFQYKMRTPHFINDPKGIKPDVEIQIEPNDLRTGFDRQIDFVIKQ, encoded by the coding sequence ATGAATTTAAAGATACTATTACCGCTTTTATTTTTTACAACCAATTTTGCTCTTGGGCAAAACACTGAATCAAAAAAAACAGAGTTGCTTAACAGATCGCTAAAAAAAGACAGCGTTGTTGCCGAATTCTCAAAATTATATAATTTAACAAATACAATTCATCCCGGACAATTTATGTTTTGTTCAAAAAAAGAATTTGATAAAACATATTTCTCTTTAAAAAACACCATAAAAACTGACCTTTCACTTGTAGAATATTATAAATTAACAGCCACCTTAATGGCAAAAATTAAAGACGGACACACAGCAGTTGACAGGGGGCAAATTGTTGGCTTACTAAATAACAGATTAATTTTTCCTTTCAGCGTCTATGAAATTAAGGGTAATTATTATTTAGATAAATCGTCTCCTGAAAATAGGGAATATGCCGGATTGAGAATTTTAAAAATAAACGGGAAAGACATCAGTTCTGTGATGAACCAAATTAAACAATATATTCATCTTGAAGGCAGAAACGAAACAGGATTAAATGCACGATTTAGTAATTTTCCCTTCTATTATTTTATTTACAATCAAACGGAAAAATTTGAAATTGAATACATAGATCGTAACCATCATAAACTGAAAAGCATATTCAAGGGAATGCCGTTTAAGAGATATACAAGTACTATTTCAAAAAAAACAGAACCTTTAACAACAGAGTTCAGAACAAAGGATTTAGCTATTTTAAAATTTCGTTCATTTGAAAATGGTTATAATGAAACGGACAGAAAAATTGCAGAGAAACAATTGGACCACTTTTTTACACAACTTGACAGTTTAAAAACTGAAAATTTAATTATCGATTTACGAGATAATGGTGGTGGTTCTGCCGATATTGCAAACTACTTATTTTCATATTTAACTAGCAGCCCTTATTACTATTTTGATTATGCAGGTGCAAAATATAAAAGTGTAAAAGAATGGAAGCATTACGCCCAATATCCAGACAATATCGAAGAGATAAATTTGAATGAAACAACACTCAGGGATGGATTAAACTGCTACACAGAAACTGACGGCACAGATTATTGGTGGTTTGAACAACAACAAAACAAACCAAATTTTTACAAAGGGAAGATCAGCGTTTTGATAAATGGTGGATGTTTTTCAACCACCGGACATCTATTAGCATTGATGAGAGAATATAAAATCGGGAAATTTTACGGAGAATATTCGCAAGGAAGTAATTATAGCAATTCGGGCGGACAGGCATTTGTTTTGCCCTATTCCAAAACACTGGTTTGGATACCTACTTTTCAATACAAAATGAGAACACCCCATTTCATAAATGACCCAAAAGGAATTAAGCCGGATGTTGAAATACAAATAGAGCCAAACGACCTGAGGACAGGATTTGACAGACAAATTGATTTTGTGATTAAACAATAG
- a CDS encoding DoxX family protein, with protein MKQLIFGTNNDWVGLILRLTTGLIMFPHGAQKTLGWFGGPGFSNEMEHLQHLGISWIIALMVILIEFFGAISLVLGFASRLWAFAFIILFIGIIFTAHIQYGFFMNWFGKQQGEGFEYHLLVIGLCLALLLNGSGKLSLDNLITSK; from the coding sequence ATGAAACAATTAATTTTTGGCACTAACAACGACTGGGTAGGACTTATTTTACGGTTGACAACAGGTTTGATAATGTTTCCACACGGAGCGCAAAAGACTTTAGGCTGGTTTGGCGGTCCAGGCTTTAGCAACGAAATGGAGCATCTTCAACATTTGGGCATTTCTTGGATAATTGCATTAATGGTAATCCTTATAGAATTTTTTGGAGCTATTTCACTTGTGCTTGGTTTTGCAAGCCGCCTGTGGGCATTTGCATTTATCATCCTGTTTATCGGCATAATCTTTACAGCGCATATTCAATACGGATTTTTCATGAATTGGTTTGGAAAGCAGCAAGGTGAAGGCTTTGAATATCATTTATTGGTAATAGGACTTTGTTTAGCTCTGTTATTAAATGGAAGCGGAAAATTATCCCTTGACAATTTAATAACGTCCAAATAA
- a CDS encoding family 16 glycosylhydrolase, translating into MRLLFLLLFFTTGACAQAPVVPGSLKLLGTRSWIRVQWTDRAADEQGFRVYWSAENKKPAQPGAVVGKDIQRYYIENVKAESTYYIWLEAYNQHGASASLTARVTTVKSWSLDKDELQSLSVASSAAVPEGMELFWNDEFNDLLLNRNKWSTNYYSNIDLLKKDNLALMLQDSLPQPAMRFNGSTIHLFTNDSVPLKSFYPASGRKISSIQTYDWRTNENYLDNSRGGYFEVRVKRWSTGKPQGVNTAFWFDSPGPDLRNYLQKGTVLDGVAGVRPKGQVFEIDVFEMLNAQFVLHGHVSEKGEFIHNLATHIAEGYTHIGTWVTHGILWTPNSIKHYINGKLIKAYDNPHEIYSPNHFMNVFLGSYGAGGSVDMEVDYIRGYQWPLTGGNELPNPGFEANANLLPWGGTGTLSLATKRSGNSALVLQPGQHMEQYVYLNNHTDYKLRYWLQGQGKVELKAENITLVEGKTESAFAQVAEGNAVFKEQVLLFKTGSEYSDYKKTVKIKFTNTGGGAVVIDDVTVVKK; encoded by the coding sequence ATGAGGCTTTTATTTTTATTGTTATTTTTTACTACAGGGGCCTGCGCGCAGGCCCCTGTAGTTCCTGGAAGTTTAAAGCTGCTGGGCACCAGGAGCTGGATACGTGTACAGTGGACAGACCGCGCAGCTGACGAACAAGGCTTCAGGGTATACTGGTCGGCCGAAAATAAAAAGCCCGCACAGCCTGGTGCTGTTGTTGGAAAGGACATACAGCGTTATTACATTGAAAATGTAAAAGCAGAAAGCACATACTATATATGGCTTGAGGCATACAACCAGCATGGCGCAAGCGCTTCATTAACCGCCAGGGTGACTACGGTAAAAAGCTGGTCGCTGGACAAGGATGAATTACAGTCCTTAAGCGTAGCGAGTTCTGCGGCCGTACCAGAAGGTATGGAACTGTTCTGGAACGACGAATTTAACGATCTGCTACTGAACAGGAACAAGTGGAGCACGAATTATTATTCGAACATAGACCTTCTGAAAAAGGACAATCTGGCCTTGATGTTGCAGGATAGTCTTCCGCAGCCGGCCATGCGTTTTAACGGTAGCACCATCCATCTGTTTACCAATGATTCTGTGCCTTTAAAAAGCTTTTATCCAGCAAGTGGGAGGAAAATATCTTCTATACAAACGTACGACTGGCGGACGAATGAAAATTACCTGGACAACAGTCGGGGCGGTTATTTTGAGGTACGGGTAAAACGCTGGAGCACAGGGAAACCACAAGGTGTAAATACAGCTTTTTGGTTCGATTCGCCAGGGCCCGATCTGAGGAACTACCTTCAGAAGGGAACCGTACTGGATGGAGTAGCAGGAGTAAGGCCAAAGGGGCAGGTGTTTGAAATAGATGTTTTTGAAATGCTGAATGCCCAGTTCGTGCTGCATGGCCATGTGAGCGAAAAGGGTGAATTTATCCATAACCTGGCTACACATATCGCCGAAGGCTATACGCATATTGGCACCTGGGTTACCCATGGCATACTGTGGACGCCCAACAGCATTAAACATTACATCAATGGCAAGTTGATTAAGGCGTATGACAATCCGCATGAGATCTACTCGCCAAATCATTTTATGAATGTTTTTTTAGGAAGCTATGGTGCGGGTGGGTCGGTAGATATGGAGGTAGATTACATCAGGGGGTATCAATGGCCTTTAACAGGCGGTAACGAATTACCTAACCCTGGTTTTGAAGCCAATGCAAACCTGCTGCCCTGGGGAGGTACAGGAACCTTATCGTTGGCAACGAAACGAAGTGGTAACAGTGCTTTAGTGCTGCAGCCAGGCCAGCATATGGAGCAGTATGTGTACCTGAATAACCATACTGATTATAAATTGCGATACTGGCTGCAGGGGCAGGGAAAGGTGGAACTGAAGGCAGAAAACATTACACTGGTGGAAGGAAAGACGGAATCTGCGTTTGCACAGGTTGCTGAAGGGAATGCGGTATTTAAAGAGCAGGTATTGTTGTTTAAAACCGGTAGCGAATATAGCGACTATAAGAAAACGGTTAAGATTAAGTTTACAAATACCGGAGGGGGCGCAGTGGTTATTGATGATGTGACAGTTGTTAAAAAGTAA
- a CDS encoding sensor histidine kinase: MPCLLLKRCFTLILLICFCNNSLQGQIRQIERELQGLPLIKDSVALINSLNRLGTLYRARNADSSFYYGVKAKGMAANIHYQKGQTDASHSIAYAFYKRGLYAESLELLGKVLSQYQQLNDNEKIIQVYLDMSDVLNKGVSDRAKIISLLQKTIQIGEKLKKDSIMSRVYAHYCLRNPDLPQDSVHYYMNKSKEIASRYKEEDMIIYNQLWKGDLLFSKGQLQEVLPLARQSLLDAKRTGNTNLVINALFLMTGVYEKNPKKALEYLYQAYEAAQKSGDRSIEIYILHSALEVAKQLGDKDEIIKVYSDLDKSITADWEKSKEFIKDYVEYNAVQDQNKLLSEKNAQRALWLLIISFSAIMIVLTIYLIMLRRDRKAKARIEALNDMANMQIMTMEEAKHQAVKEEQQRLGQDLHDGLSSSIAAIRYQLETLMMDTSDIDLKRKLDMLQKEVENAYKAARNKSHEWFSAAEDQQEQSFEKQIILLTDNSLPDSRYIKNIHIDNNALSDVDMDIRIALLRIIQEAITNIIKHAKAKNVDILIYEEDDNLLLTINDDGIGLDEKKADTGRSTIGLKSIRRRVQYLNGEIKINSNTKGTEIVVSIPLEKS; the protein is encoded by the coding sequence ATGCCTTGCTTACTACTAAAACGATGTTTTACCCTGATTTTATTAATTTGTTTTTGCAACAATTCCTTACAAGGTCAAATCCGGCAAATTGAGCGGGAATTACAAGGATTACCTTTAATCAAAGACAGTGTTGCCCTGATCAATAGTTTAAATAGGCTGGGAACACTTTACCGGGCCAGAAATGCAGACAGTTCCTTTTACTATGGAGTTAAGGCCAAAGGTATGGCTGCCAATATACATTATCAAAAGGGACAAACAGATGCAAGCCATTCAATTGCCTACGCTTTTTATAAAAGAGGCTTATATGCGGAATCATTGGAGTTGCTCGGAAAGGTATTATCACAGTATCAACAACTTAATGATAACGAAAAAATCATCCAGGTATACCTGGATATGAGCGATGTTTTGAACAAGGGTGTCTCCGATAGAGCAAAAATTATTTCACTTTTGCAAAAAACTATCCAAATCGGGGAAAAATTGAAAAAAGACAGTATTATGTCCAGGGTATATGCGCATTATTGTCTCCGAAACCCGGATCTTCCGCAAGATAGTGTTCATTACTACATGAACAAATCCAAAGAAATTGCAAGCCGCTACAAAGAAGAAGACATGATAATTTACAATCAGTTATGGAAAGGAGATTTGTTATTTTCAAAAGGTCAATTACAGGAAGTTTTACCACTTGCAAGACAGTCGTTACTAGATGCAAAGCGTACTGGCAACACAAACCTGGTGATCAACGCGCTCTTCCTAATGACAGGTGTTTATGAAAAGAATCCTAAAAAAGCGCTTGAGTATCTTTATCAGGCTTATGAAGCAGCTCAAAAAAGTGGAGACCGTTCTATAGAAATTTACATTTTACATAGTGCATTAGAGGTTGCAAAACAGTTAGGAGATAAAGACGAAATCATCAAGGTTTATTCCGACCTGGATAAGTCGATTACAGCAGATTGGGAAAAATCAAAAGAGTTTATCAAGGATTATGTCGAATACAACGCTGTACAGGATCAAAATAAGTTATTAAGCGAAAAAAATGCGCAACGGGCCCTATGGTTACTGATCATTTCATTTTCCGCAATAATGATAGTATTGACCATCTATTTAATCATGCTCCGTCGGGACAGAAAGGCGAAAGCTCGGATAGAAGCCCTCAACGACATGGCAAATATGCAAATCATGACTATGGAAGAGGCTAAACACCAGGCGGTAAAAGAAGAGCAACAACGGCTTGGTCAAGATCTTCATGATGGCCTTTCATCGTCTATTGCTGCTATCAGATATCAATTAGAAACACTAATGATGGACACCAGTGATATCGACCTGAAAAGGAAATTAGATATGCTCCAAAAGGAAGTAGAAAACGCTTATAAAGCAGCTCGAAACAAAAGCCATGAATGGTTCAGTGCCGCTGAAGACCAACAAGAGCAATCTTTTGAAAAACAAATTATATTATTGACTGATAATTCTCTGCCTGATAGCAGATACATCAAGAATATCCACATAGACAATAACGCATTATCCGATGTTGACATGGACATACGAATAGCATTACTCCGTATTATTCAAGAGGCCATCACCAATATTATCAAACATGCCAAGGCTAAAAATGTAGATATTCTGATTTATGAAGAGGATGATAACTTATTATTAACCATCAATGATGATGGAATAGGCTTAGATGAGAAGAAAGCTGACACTGGAAGATCCACAATAGGCTTGAAATCCATTCGCCGTCGCGTTCAATATCTAAATGGAGAAATTAAAATAAATTCAAATACCAAAGGCACTGAAATCGTTGTATCCATTCCGCTGGAGAAATCCTGA
- a CDS encoding Crp/Fnr family transcriptional regulator, which translates to MNFGLILQNISQHIQLDKTETDFFTSLLENKTIRRNVRLLTQGEICRTENFIIKGCLKMYSIDENGFEHIVQFGIEDWWISDLCSFLTKTPANYSISALEDTEVLQINKTNFDLLFEQIPKFEHFYRLMFQNAFIAQQNRINKNLSFTAEQRYADFLKQYPQLEQRIPQKYIAAYLGMTPVFLSMLRKKLSSP; encoded by the coding sequence ATGAATTTCGGACTGATACTACAAAACATATCTCAACACATTCAACTTGACAAAACTGAAACGGACTTTTTTACTTCATTGTTAGAAAATAAGACGATTAGGAGAAATGTACGGTTGTTGACACAAGGTGAAATCTGCCGGACGGAAAACTTCATCATAAAAGGTTGTTTAAAGATGTATTCTATTGACGAAAACGGATTTGAGCATATCGTCCAATTTGGAATAGAAGACTGGTGGATAAGTGACCTCTGTAGTTTTTTGACAAAAACGCCTGCAAATTATTCTATTAGTGCATTGGAGGATACGGAAGTATTGCAGATAAATAAAACAAATTTTGACTTGTTATTTGAGCAAATTCCAAAATTTGAACACTTCTACCGTCTTATGTTTCAAAATGCCTTTATTGCACAGCAAAATCGAATTAATAAAAATCTTTCATTTACTGCCGAACAACGTTATGCAGATTTTCTGAAACAGTATCCTCAATTGGAGCAGAGAATACCTCAAAAATATATAGCAGCGTATTTGGGGATGACACCCGTATTTTTGAGTATGCTTAGAAAAAAACTTTCATCACCATAA
- a CDS encoding M57 family metalloprotease codes for MKTNKILNLILLIILSFVVSCSKVSDDHKPELTQNQELLSYIKSLGFSESVIKDLGDEYLVDGDISFPKDMKIPSSINMRVENPLTFNSKLMTTPTVGHSRISQAYTGHLVGETNRINIRIFINSNLANLTNEINGAIGLWNNVENSAIYFSIVSSGSYDIEIRNANISGYGSAYFPLNGSAGALVRINSLSMSNGGLTSSQMKTVIAHELGHCIGFRHTDWEGREPINGYDDNGTQVTAIEVPNAGGTDTNSIMNSGPNNTLSGVLSAKDKLALINLYPKTIYYNAAQSGVFTKNDCPDGYVGGDVTYVVIAGKHQSVISQADADQKATSDLSSNGQQYANTSFGCHLRESVRYINGIKEVGIRKCTLSVPALSASGYFDNTYHYQWSDGSISINYYETVLYQCAAEIEP; via the coding sequence ATGAAAACAAACAAAATTTTAAATTTGATCCTGCTAATCATTCTATCATTTGTAGTATCATGTAGTAAGGTAAGTGATGACCATAAGCCTGAATTAACCCAAAACCAAGAGTTACTTTCCTATATAAAGAGTCTTGGATTTTCTGAATCAGTAATTAAAGATTTAGGAGACGAGTATTTGGTTGATGGAGATATATCGTTTCCGAAGGATATGAAAATACCTTCGAGTATAAACATGAGGGTGGAAAACCCGCTTACATTTAATTCAAAATTAATGACGACCCCAACAGTTGGGCATTCCAGGATTAGTCAAGCCTACACTGGCCACCTGGTAGGTGAAACTAATCGCATTAATATTAGGATTTTTATAAACTCTAATTTGGCGAACTTAACAAATGAAATAAATGGAGCTATCGGCTTATGGAATAATGTTGAAAATTCGGCTATTTATTTTAGTATTGTTTCTAGTGGCTCATATGATATTGAAATTAGGAACGCGAATATTAGTGGCTACGGATCCGCTTATTTTCCGCTTAATGGCAGTGCTGGTGCTTTGGTTAGGATTAATTCATTAAGCATGTCAAATGGAGGGCTTACTTCTAGTCAAATGAAAACTGTAATTGCACATGAACTTGGGCATTGTATCGGTTTTAGACATACGGACTGGGAAGGAAGAGAACCTATTAACGGTTATGATGATAATGGTACACAAGTTACCGCTATTGAAGTGCCAAATGCAGGAGGAACAGATACTAATTCAATTATGAATAGTGGTCCTAATAATACGCTTTCAGGTGTTCTTTCTGCTAAAGATAAGCTGGCCTTGATTAATTTGTATCCAAAGACGATATATTATAATGCAGCTCAATCTGGTGTTTTTACAAAAAATGATTGTCCAGACGGTTATGTTGGTGGTGATGTTACTTATGTAGTTATAGCAGGAAAGCATCAATCAGTGATTTCACAAGCCGATGCGGATCAAAAAGCAACATCTGACTTATCGTCAAACGGGCAACAATATGCCAATACATCATTCGGTTGTCATCTACGTGAGAGCGTTAGATATATTAACGGAATCAAGGAAGTTGGTATCCGAAAATGTACACTTTCGGTGCCAGCTTTATCTGCTAGTGGTTATTTTGATAATACATATCACTACCAGTGGAGTGACGGAAGTATAAGTATAAATTATTATGAAACCGTTCTTTATCAATGTGCAGCAGAAATTGAACCATAA